Proteins found in one Pelobates fuscus isolate aPelFus1 chromosome 10, aPelFus1.pri, whole genome shotgun sequence genomic segment:
- the C10H8orf76 gene encoding uncharacterized protein C8orf76 homolog: MEFPGCCFEDSVFSESRDRTVGVGVPYKAKQCEPQWFNEDLNSEDCTEIITALKFRGDLAYRHEDYEKALVEYNRCYLLLPRTNAAMRRDVQESQARCLVCLRRYTEALEVAQTLKGSVFNTDQLTCALNLHITIYSHLRDWFMAVSCLQQLISLHPHNPWMWKKLAEFYLRLLLDPSQCYLSEEAQSIIQSTRPKLVNEHDFADEEQPCLDRAGRNVDILNDMDNTSRTVLDSSNPSLINICTKTELWINSCASFIRARRLFQLVQPQQASFVLENNLKAQDGIEERLKECGIDEETQMLMNEIMAEDISNEGTKEEVDSKTTMPLSSFTVPSDVEFRAKWFEKINIIPLPSCTKIQSCPR; this comes from the exons ATGGAGTTTCCAGGATGCTGCTTTGAAGACTCGGTGTTCTCAGAGAGCAGGGATCGTACAGTGGGTGTTGGGGTACCTTATAAGGCAAAGCAGTGTGAACCGCAG TGGTTTAACGAAGATTTAAACAGTGAGGACTGCACTGAGATTATTACAGCCCTGAAATTCAGAGGAGACTTGGCATATAGACATGAAGACTATGAG aaGGCACTTGTTGAATATAACCGCTGTTACTTGCTGTTACCAAGAACCAATGCAGCAATGAGAAGAGATGTCCAGGAAAGCCAGGCTCGGTGTTTAGTTTGCTTAAGACGATACACAGAAGCTTTAGAAGTTGCTCAAACTCTG aAGGGAAGTGTATTTAACACTGATCAATTGACTTGTGCCCTGAACCTACATATAACCATTTATAGCCATTTGAGAGATTGGTTTATGGCCGTGTCCTGTTTGCAGCAGCTGATTTCATTGCACCCACACAATCCATGGATGTGGAAAAAACTGGCTGAGTTCTACCTAAGACTTCTTCTGGATCCCTCACAATGCTATTTGTCAGAGGAAGCTCAGAGCATTATCCAAAGCACAAGACCTAAATTAGTAAATGAACATGACTTTGCTGACGAGGAACAGCCGTGCTTAGATCGTGCTGGGAGAAATGTGGATATACTTAATGATATGGATAATACAAGCAGGACTGTTCTCGACTCAAGTAACCCTTCATTGATAAATATCTGTACAAAAACAGAGCTGTGGATTAACTCATGTGCATCTTTCATTCGAGCAAG ACGTCTCTTTCAGCTTGTACAACCACAGCAAGCATCATTTGTACTGGAAAACAATCTGAAAGCACAAGATGGAATTGAAGAACGGCTCAAAGAATGTGGAATAGATGAAGAAACCCAAATGCTAATGAATGag aTAATGGCGGAAGATATTTCAAATGAAGGAACAAAGGAAGAAGTAGATTCAAAAACCACCATGCCCTTATCATCATTCACAGTACCATCTGATGTAGAGTTCAGAGCCAAATGGTTTGAGAAGATAAACATCATTCCCCTTCCATCTTGTACGAAGATTCAAAGTTGTCCAAGATAG